GCGAGCGGGTCGCGGGGTGCGGGGTCGAGCTGAAGCGGGCCGACGGCGGGACCCTTCGGGCGTCCCTGACCCTGGAGCCCCGGTCGGCCGCCGATGGTCGAACGGTCTTCGACGCCTTGGTGGAGGACCTCTCGGGCGACGAGACCCTGGAGCGCCGGGAGAGGCAGAGCGCCGTCCTGGCCGCACTTTCCCGGGAGCTCTTCACCGTGGGCTCGGTGCAGGAGGTTATGGACGCCGCCGTCGGGCGGCTCGCGGAAATTTTCCCCACCTATTCCAGCGTGAACCTCGTCGAGGAGGACGGGCGGTTCCTCGTCGTCCGGGCGCACCGGATGGCTTCGGCCATCCTGCGCTTCGGCGAAAAGCTGACCGGCCGGCGTCTCCGCAACTGGAAAATCCCCCTCGACACGAACAGCATCATCGCCCGGACCATCCGCACCGGCCATCCCACGGTCCACGGCCTGGACTTCGAGCCCGACTCACCCGTCAACGAGGCTCTCATCCGCGACCTGGTCGAGGCGCTGGTCGAGAAAAA
The window above is part of the bacterium genome. Proteins encoded here:
- a CDS encoding PAS domain-containing protein produces the protein MLDEKKTKAQLIALLRELRSGGAGDGLDSLCDGIPQGVFRCDADGGITRANRSLARMLGRTDPGDLVGVRLRSLLAHPRSAKGLFDGLKSGERVAGCGVELKRADGGTLRASLTLEPRSAADGRTVFDALVEDLSGDETLERRERQSAVLAALSRELFTVGSVQEVMDAAVGRLAEIFPTYSSVNLVEEDGRFLVVRAHRMASAILRFGEKLTGRRLRNWKIPLDTNSIIARTIRTGHPTVHGLDFEPDSPVNEALIRDLVEALVEKKSPLRRFGVQIAEKFGDASFLGIPFTDSAGRVTGSITVIAPFKFSRDDFNLIQVCSDLVGKAVEQQLLAAGL